A window of Cellulomonas fimi contains these coding sequences:
- a CDS encoding peptidylprolyl isomerase: MFATLHTSAGDIRIELFPNHAPRTVENFVGLATGSKPWTDPATGEQRTDALYSNLVFHRVIDGFMIQGGDPLGTGRGGPGYTFDDEIHPELAFSEPYLLAMANAGKRMDPTTGKVGGTNGSQFFISVAPTTWLNGKHTIFGKVADDASRAVVDAIATTPTRPGDRPVQDIVLQSVSIED; the protein is encoded by the coding sequence ATGTTCGCGACCCTGCACACGTCCGCCGGTGACATCCGGATCGAGCTGTTCCCGAACCACGCGCCGCGCACCGTCGAGAACTTCGTCGGGCTGGCGACGGGCTCCAAGCCGTGGACCGACCCCGCGACCGGTGAGCAGCGCACCGACGCGCTGTACTCGAACCTCGTGTTCCACCGCGTGATCGACGGCTTCATGATCCAGGGCGGCGACCCGCTCGGCACGGGTCGCGGCGGCCCGGGCTACACGTTCGACGACGAGATCCACCCCGAGCTCGCGTTCTCCGAGCCCTACCTGCTCGCGATGGCGAACGCCGGCAAGCGCATGGACCCGACGACCGGCAAGGTCGGCGGCACGAACGGCTCGCAGTTCTTCATCTCGGTCGCGCCGACGACGTGGCTCAACGGCAAGCACACGATCTTCGGCAAGGTCGCCGACGACGCGAGCCGCGCGGTGGTCGACGCGATCGCCACGACGCCGACGCGCCCCGGCGACCGTCCGGTCCAGGACATCGTCCTGCAGTCGGTCTCGATCGAGGACTGA
- a CDS encoding rhomboid family intramembrane serine protease, whose translation MDCVAEAARGARPVRTALGGRRREGRPVVTFTIIGLCVVSFVLQQVVPGWTTRWLFVPVLPDAFGLPVATLAAEPWRFLTAAFLHSPGGVVHLAVNMLALWMIGPYLEQALGRARFVTLYLLSALGGSVAVVLLADALDAWGVGVLGASGAIFGLFGAVLVVMRRLGGDVRGILVVIGLNVVVGFVVSGISWPAHLGGLFTGLALGAAYAYAPAERRRQVAVLAPAVVVAVLVGAAWLAYSAVGLV comes from the coding sequence GTGGACTGCGTGGCGGAGGCGGCGCGTGGTGCGCGGCCGGTCCGGACCGCGCTCGGCGGGCGTCGGCGCGAGGGCCGGCCCGTCGTCACCTTCACGATCATCGGCCTGTGCGTCGTGAGCTTCGTGCTCCAGCAGGTCGTCCCCGGGTGGACCACCCGGTGGCTGTTCGTCCCGGTGCTGCCCGACGCGTTCGGGCTGCCGGTCGCGACGCTCGCCGCGGAGCCCTGGCGGTTCCTCACGGCGGCGTTCCTGCACTCTCCCGGCGGCGTCGTGCACCTCGCCGTCAACATGCTCGCCCTGTGGATGATCGGCCCGTACCTCGAGCAGGCGCTCGGTCGGGCGCGGTTCGTGACGCTGTACCTGCTCAGCGCCCTCGGCGGGTCCGTCGCCGTGGTGCTCCTCGCGGACGCGCTCGACGCGTGGGGCGTCGGCGTCCTCGGTGCGTCGGGGGCGATCTTCGGCCTGTTCGGCGCGGTGCTCGTCGTCATGCGGCGGCTCGGCGGTGACGTGCGCGGGATCCTCGTCGTCATCGGCCTCAACGTCGTCGTCGGGTTCGTCGTGTCGGGCATCTCGTGGCCCGCGCACCTGGGCGGCCTGTTCACCGGCCTGGCCCTCGGAGCGGCCTACGCCTACGCCCCCGCCGAGCGGCGCCGTCAGGTGGCGGTGCTGGCGCCCGCGGTCGTCGTCGCGGTGCTGGTCGGAGCCGCGTGGCTCGCGTACTCCGCGGTCGGGCTCGTCTAG
- a CDS encoding cell division protein CrgA, with translation MPESRSRKKAAYIPPPEKSAGPKPNPPWFVPVMLGLMLIGLAWIVVTYLTGSRYPVPGIGQWNLAIGFTLIIAGFGMTTRWR, from the coding sequence GTGCCTGAGTCGAGGTCGCGCAAGAAGGCCGCGTACATCCCGCCGCCCGAGAAGTCGGCCGGCCCCAAGCCCAACCCGCCGTGGTTCGTGCCCGTCATGCTCGGGCTGATGCTCATCGGGCTCGCGTGGATCGTGGTCACGTACCTGACGGGTTCGAGGTACCCGGTGCCCGGCATCGGCCAGTGGAACCTGGCGATCGGGTTCACCCTCATCATCGCGGGCTTCGGGATGACGACGCGCTGGCGCTGA
- a CDS encoding DUF881 domain-containing protein has translation MTEHSHRARRFLARGTLSVAVVLALSGALFAANARFAEAAEGERHPQDLAGLAGVQNDRVARLSTEVDDLRNEVNTLAEDSNADASTQPGSPSAGYVVEGGATPVSGPGLTVQLEDAPAREGVDQDLLLVHQQDIQNVMNALWAGGAEAMTLQGQRVISTSAFWCVGNVLKLHGRVYSPPYVIEAIGDPSELRDGLAASPAVGLYLRDVKAVGLGWSVDESDTMEMPAYSGATELEYARVPDGVEILPGLEEAEEAAKDEARAADQSRRPTGPVGPGSPDE, from the coding sequence GTGACCGAGCACTCGCACCGTGCGCGGCGCTTCCTCGCGCGTGGCACGCTCTCGGTCGCCGTCGTGCTCGCGCTCTCGGGCGCGCTGTTCGCCGCGAACGCGCGCTTCGCCGAGGCCGCCGAGGGCGAGCGCCACCCGCAGGACCTCGCGGGCCTCGCCGGTGTGCAGAACGACCGCGTCGCGCGGCTCTCGACCGAGGTCGACGACCTGCGGAACGAGGTGAACACGCTCGCCGAGGACAGCAACGCGGACGCCAGCACGCAGCCCGGGTCGCCGAGCGCCGGCTACGTCGTCGAGGGCGGCGCGACGCCCGTCAGCGGGCCCGGGCTCACGGTGCAGCTCGAGGACGCGCCCGCACGCGAGGGGGTCGACCAGGACCTGCTGCTCGTGCACCAGCAGGACATCCAGAACGTGATGAACGCGCTGTGGGCCGGGGGCGCGGAGGCGATGACGCTGCAGGGCCAGCGGGTGATCTCCACGAGCGCGTTCTGGTGCGTCGGCAACGTGCTCAAGCTGCACGGTCGCGTCTACTCGCCGCCGTACGTCATCGAGGCGATCGGCGACCCGTCCGAGCTGCGTGACGGGCTCGCCGCGTCGCCGGCCGTCGGGCTCTACCTGCGCGACGTCAAGGCGGTCGGCCTCGGCTGGTCCGTCGACGAGTCCGACACGATGGAGATGCCCGCCTACTCCGGTGCGACCGAGCTCGAGTACGCCCGCGTGCCGGACGGGGTCGAGATCCTCCCGGGGCTCGAGGAGGCCGAGGAGGCCGCGAAGGACGAGGCCCGTGCGGCCGACCAGTCCCGCAGGCCCACCGGCCCGGTCGGACCGGGGAGCCCCGATGAGTGA
- a CDS encoding class E sortase: protein MSDVAPTVTTAPERPPRTRRSRRADRRVSRARQRAYTAVGVVGEVLITLGVLLFAFLAWQLWWTDVEGNRAQAEIVRELDWEEAPAPEPSATQAGPVVAEPRRDEPPVMEEPPHATTFATIQVPRWVGEPERPVSQGTDRATVLDVLGVGHYEGTAMPGGVGNFALAGHRTTYAKPFNRVEELQVGDPIVVRTADTWYVYRVTSTQVVKPSQVDVIAPVPGEPGATPTERFITLTTCHPMFSARERFIVHGTFDYWAPVTDGTPAELLPGA, encoded by the coding sequence ATGAGTGACGTCGCGCCCACCGTGACGACCGCGCCCGAGCGGCCGCCCCGGACGCGACGCAGCCGCCGCGCCGACCGACGCGTCTCGCGCGCCCGGCAGCGCGCGTACACCGCCGTCGGCGTCGTCGGCGAGGTCCTCATCACCCTCGGCGTGCTCCTGTTCGCGTTCCTCGCCTGGCAGCTGTGGTGGACGGACGTCGAGGGCAACCGGGCGCAGGCCGAGATCGTGCGCGAGCTCGACTGGGAGGAGGCGCCGGCGCCCGAGCCGAGCGCGACGCAGGCCGGCCCGGTGGTCGCCGAGCCGCGCCGCGACGAGCCGCCCGTCATGGAGGAGCCGCCGCACGCGACGACGTTCGCGACGATCCAGGTCCCGCGCTGGGTCGGCGAGCCCGAGCGGCCCGTCAGCCAGGGCACCGACCGCGCGACCGTCCTCGACGTGCTCGGCGTCGGTCACTACGAGGGCACCGCGATGCCCGGCGGCGTCGGGAACTTCGCGCTCGCGGGACACCGGACGACGTACGCGAAGCCGTTCAACCGTGTCGAGGAGCTCCAGGTCGGCGACCCGATCGTCGTCCGGACCGCCGACACCTGGTACGTGTACCGCGTGACGTCGACGCAGGTCGTCAAGCCGTCCCAGGTCGACGTCATCGCGCCCGTGCCGGGCGAGCCGGGTGCGACGCCCACCGAGCGGTTCATCACGCTCACGACGTGCCACCCGATGTTCTCCGCCCGGGAACGCTTCATCGTGCACGGCACGTTCGACTACTGGGCGCCGGTGACGGACGGGACTCCCGCCGAGCTGCTCCCGGGCGCATGA
- a CDS encoding aminodeoxychorismate/anthranilate synthase component II: protein MTRILVIDNYDSFVYTIVGYLNQLGAETVVVRNDAVPPLSEREDFDGVLVSPGPGTPAEAGQSMQVIRDCAETSTPMLGVCLGHQALGEVFGGTVTHAPELMHGKTSEVEHHGEGVLVGLPSPFTATRYHSLAVVDGTVSDELEVTATTHGIIMGLQHRTLPLHGVQFHPESVLTEGGHRLLANWLAVCGDDDAVARSEGLHPLVRL, encoded by the coding sequence GTGACCCGGATCCTGGTGATCGACAACTACGACTCGTTCGTCTACACGATCGTCGGCTACCTCAACCAGCTCGGCGCGGAGACCGTCGTCGTCCGCAACGACGCCGTCCCGCCGCTGTCCGAGCGCGAGGACTTCGACGGCGTCCTCGTGTCCCCCGGTCCGGGCACGCCCGCCGAGGCCGGCCAGAGCATGCAGGTCATCCGGGACTGCGCCGAGACGAGCACGCCCATGCTCGGCGTGTGCCTGGGCCACCAGGCGCTCGGCGAGGTGTTCGGCGGGACCGTCACGCACGCGCCCGAGCTCATGCACGGCAAGACGAGCGAGGTCGAGCACCACGGCGAGGGGGTCCTCGTCGGGCTGCCGTCGCCGTTCACCGCGACGCGCTACCACTCGCTGGCCGTGGTCGACGGCACGGTGTCCGACGAGCTCGAGGTCACCGCGACCACGCACGGCATCATCATGGGTCTGCAGCACCGGACGCTCCCGCTGCACGGCGTGCAGTTCCACCCCGAGTCGGTGCTGACCGAGGGCGGGCACCGGCTGCTCGCGAACTGGCTCGCCGTCTGCGGCGACGATGACGCCGTCGCGCGGTCCGAGGGGCTGCACCCGCTCGTCCGCCTCTGA
- the pknB gene encoding Stk1 family PASTA domain-containing Ser/Thr kinase, with product MVDDGSRILAGRYEVGELIGRGGMAEVHIGHDTRLGRTVAIKILRSDLARDPSFQNRFRREAQAAAALNHPAIVAVYDTGEDVFTEPTGVVAHVPFIVMEYVEGHTVRGILRDGHAVPIEEAVEITAGVLSALEYSHHAGIVHRDIKPANVMLTPTGAVKVMDFGIARAVADSAATMTQTQAVIGTAQYLSPEQARGEQVDARSDLYSTGCLLFELLTGRPPFTGDSPVAVAYQHVRETAPTPSQFASDVPEALDRITAKALAKERDARYSTAAEFRADLEAVLRGGVVSAPAVGAVAAGAAVAAAEATQVMAPPAVAATQAMAPTSPWAQTGLQPTTPAGLPEDPEDEQRKPWLMWVLIGIAVLAVAGIIALLVANARDNAPEELTVPNVVGLTRDEAEKKIEDAGLQFTPAEAPDDTVPEGEAIKSDPAAGTPAEKLDNVTVTFSTGPATTTVPTGLAGMTEQEAVAAIEAAGLTVDPNRTSEDDPKQPKGRVTRTDPAEGESVSSGSPVKLFVSSGNVQVPDLAGKTRAEAEQLLNDASLNANSRERETNEFPPDTVISQDKPAGSLVPQDTTINIEIAIAPENPVVPNNLVGMTYDQAVQALAQAGLTNVRRVDEQSESPVDQVIRVEPDGGSEVEPGQQIDLHVSKGPGGGNNNGQQTPKPTP from the coding sequence GTGGTGGACGACGGATCCCGGATCCTCGCCGGACGGTACGAGGTCGGCGAGCTCATCGGGCGCGGTGGCATGGCCGAGGTGCACATCGGCCACGACACGCGGCTCGGTCGCACGGTCGCGATCAAGATCCTGCGCTCCGACCTCGCACGCGACCCCTCGTTCCAGAACCGGTTCCGGCGTGAGGCGCAGGCCGCCGCGGCTCTCAACCACCCCGCGATCGTCGCGGTCTACGACACCGGCGAGGACGTCTTCACCGAGCCGACCGGCGTCGTCGCGCACGTGCCGTTCATCGTCATGGAGTACGTCGAGGGTCACACGGTCCGCGGCATCCTGCGCGACGGGCACGCGGTGCCGATCGAGGAGGCCGTCGAGATCACCGCGGGCGTGCTCTCCGCGCTCGAGTACTCGCACCACGCGGGCATCGTGCACCGCGACATCAAGCCCGCGAACGTCATGCTCACGCCGACGGGCGCGGTCAAGGTCATGGACTTCGGCATCGCCCGCGCCGTCGCCGACTCCGCCGCGACCATGACGCAGACGCAGGCCGTCATCGGCACCGCGCAGTACCTGTCGCCCGAGCAGGCGCGCGGCGAGCAGGTCGACGCGCGCTCCGACCTGTACTCGACGGGCTGCCTGCTGTTCGAGCTGCTCACGGGCCGTCCGCCGTTCACCGGCGACTCCCCCGTCGCGGTCGCCTACCAGCACGTCCGCGAGACGGCGCCCACGCCCTCGCAGTTCGCGTCCGACGTCCCCGAGGCGCTCGACCGCATCACCGCGAAGGCGCTCGCCAAGGAGCGCGACGCCCGCTACTCGACGGCCGCGGAGTTCCGCGCCGACCTCGAGGCCGTGCTGCGCGGCGGCGTGGTCAGCGCGCCTGCGGTCGGCGCCGTCGCCGCCGGTGCGGCGGTCGCCGCTGCCGAGGCCACGCAGGTCATGGCTCCCCCGGCCGTCGCCGCGACGCAGGCCATGGCGCCGACGTCCCCGTGGGCGCAGACGGGCCTCCAGCCGACGACGCCCGCGGGCCTCCCCGAGGACCCCGAGGACGAGCAGCGCAAGCCGTGGCTCATGTGGGTGCTCATCGGCATCGCGGTCCTCGCCGTCGCGGGCATCATCGCCCTGCTCGTCGCGAACGCGCGCGACAACGCGCCCGAGGAGCTCACCGTCCCGAACGTGGTCGGGCTCACGCGCGACGAGGCCGAGAAGAAGATCGAGGACGCGGGTCTGCAGTTCACGCCCGCCGAGGCGCCGGACGACACCGTCCCCGAGGGCGAGGCCATCAAGTCCGACCCGGCGGCGGGCACCCCGGCCGAGAAGCTCGACAACGTCACCGTCACGTTCTCCACCGGCCCGGCGACCACGACCGTCCCGACGGGTCTGGCCGGGATGACCGAGCAGGAGGCCGTCGCCGCGATCGAGGCGGCCGGGCTCACGGTCGACCCGAACCGCACCTCCGAGGACGACCCCAAGCAGCCCAAGGGCCGCGTGACGCGCACCGATCCCGCCGAGGGCGAGTCGGTGTCGTCCGGCAGCCCGGTGAAGCTCTTCGTGTCGTCGGGCAACGTGCAGGTCCCCGACCTGGCCGGCAAGACGCGCGCGGAGGCCGAGCAGCTGCTCAACGACGCGTCGCTCAACGCCAACTCGCGCGAGCGGGAGACCAACGAGTTCCCGCCCGACACCGTGATCTCGCAGGACAAGCCGGCGGGCTCGCTGGTCCCGCAGGACACGACGATCAACATCGAGATCGCCATCGCGCCGGAGAACCCGGTCGTGCCGAACAACCTCGTCGGGATGACCTACGACCAGGCGGTGCAGGCGCTCGCGCAGGCCGGCCTGACCAACGTGCGGCGCGTCGACGAGCAGTCCGAGTCGCCCGTCGACCAGGTCATCCGGGTCGAGCCCGACGGCGGGTCCGAGGTCGAGCCGGGCCAGCAGATCGACCTGCACGTCTCGAAGGGCCCGGGTGGCGGCAACAACAACGGGCAGCAGACGCCCAAGCCGACGCCGTAG
- a CDS encoding serine/threonine-protein kinase has protein sequence MALDGRYRLIKPIATGGMGEVWEAHDDALARPVAVKVLKEEFAGDPGFLERFRTEARNSASLHHPSIAQLFDYGEQDGSAFLVMELVVGEPLSDLLEREPVLTPRRLLPILAQTARALHAAHTAGVVHRDVKPGNILLGRGGRVKITDFGVSLAQNQITMTATGMVMGTAQYLSPEQAVGKAATPLSDLYSLGVVAYEALVGHRPFTGPTAVDIAVAHVNNAVPPLPSSVDKHLAALVMRLLSKDPAQRPQSGEELAGLFDKLVPRTPPSGVPVLVSKISRPVDTFATAVTTARGTSQEAPPTYPPRRSRRDEPRARASGTPRHVNVASLRTSGPRLGRFSRYRWPLLALVLLLVALLGAALANGLTRAAPLDGPPGAVVALSTPPRDDGSQYPRRGSPDGMISVDGRGHDSARPLTTEVKDA, from the coding sequence GTGGCCCTCGACGGCCGGTACCGGCTCATCAAGCCGATCGCGACCGGCGGCATGGGCGAGGTGTGGGAGGCGCACGACGACGCCCTCGCGCGTCCCGTCGCCGTCAAGGTCCTCAAGGAGGAGTTCGCGGGCGACCCCGGCTTCCTCGAGCGGTTCCGGACCGAGGCGCGCAACTCGGCGTCGCTGCACCACCCGTCGATCGCGCAGCTCTTCGACTACGGCGAGCAGGACGGCTCCGCGTTCCTCGTCATGGAGCTCGTCGTCGGCGAGCCGCTGTCCGACCTGCTGGAGCGCGAGCCCGTCTTGACCCCGCGACGGCTGCTGCCGATCCTGGCGCAGACCGCGCGCGCGCTGCACGCGGCCCACACGGCGGGCGTCGTGCACCGCGACGTCAAGCCCGGCAACATCCTCCTGGGCCGCGGCGGCCGCGTGAAGATCACCGACTTCGGCGTCTCGCTCGCGCAGAACCAGATCACGATGACGGCGACCGGCATGGTCATGGGCACGGCGCAGTACCTGTCGCCCGAGCAGGCCGTCGGCAAGGCCGCGACGCCGCTGTCCGACCTGTACTCGCTCGGCGTCGTCGCCTACGAGGCGCTCGTCGGGCACCGGCCGTTCACCGGTCCGACCGCGGTCGACATCGCGGTCGCGCACGTCAACAACGCGGTCCCGCCGCTGCCGTCGAGCGTCGACAAGCACCTCGCCGCGCTCGTCATGCGCCTGCTGTCGAAGGACCCGGCGCAGCGACCGCAGTCGGGCGAGGAGCTCGCGGGGCTGTTCGACAAGCTCGTGCCGCGCACTCCCCCGAGCGGCGTGCCCGTGCTGGTCTCGAAGATCTCGCGCCCGGTCGACACGTTCGCGACGGCCGTGACGACCGCCCGCGGCACGTCGCAGGAGGCACCGCCGACGTACCCGCCGCGCCGCAGCCGGCGGGACGAGCCGCGGGCGCGCGCCTCCGGCACGCCGCGGCACGTGAACGTCGCCTCGCTCCGCACGAGCGGGCCGCGCCTGGGCCGCTTCTCGCGGTACCGGTGGCCGCTGCTCGCGCTCGTGCTCCTCCTGGTCGCGCTGCTCGGCGCGGCCCTCGCCAACGGCCTGACCAGGGCCGCACCCCTCGACGGACCGCCCGGGGCCGTCGTCGCGCTCAGCACGCCCCCACGCGACGACGGCAGTCAGTACCCTCGTCGCGGCAGTCCCGATGGGATGATCTCGGTGGACGGGCGCGGTCACGACTCCGCGCGCCCGCTGACGACGGAAGTGAAGGACGCCTAG
- a CDS encoding peptidoglycan D,D-transpeptidase FtsI family protein, producing the protein MNTPLRRLATVVLVMFVVLMGGTTWVQYVQADTLNNDPRNVRTLYREFGNARGPIVVAGEAVASSAPVDDAFGYQRSYTGGDLWSSVTGFYSVVNGRTELELAANDALTGRGDQLFFTRVRDVLTGRRPEGAAVETTLLPAAQQAARDGLGDQEGAVVAIEPSTGKILALVSTPGFDPNALATHDTKAAGEAFSALSTAEGNPLRSNATKEVYPPGSTFKLVTAAAALESGSYTPQSPLPAPVELDLPQTTATVGNFGGGGCGADPITLADALRVSCNTSFAQLGLDLGDDAIRTQAERFGFNEGFTIPTVVVPSVFPDDLDAPETAGSAIGQRDVRATPIQMAMVSAAIANGGQLMQPYLVQTVRSADLHTIDETEPKLLSTAVSPGTAAALRDMMVGVVADGSGTAAQIPGVQVAGKTGTAQTGDDQAPHAWFTAFAPADAPRVAVAVIVEHGGSAGNEATGGRVAAPIAKAVIQAVLGS; encoded by the coding sequence GTGAACACTCCCCTGCGCCGCCTCGCCACCGTGGTCCTCGTGATGTTCGTCGTGCTCATGGGCGGCACGACGTGGGTCCAGTACGTCCAGGCGGACACGCTCAACAACGACCCGCGCAACGTCCGCACGCTGTACCGCGAGTTCGGCAACGCGCGCGGCCCGATCGTCGTCGCGGGCGAGGCCGTCGCGTCGTCCGCCCCCGTCGACGACGCGTTCGGCTACCAGCGCTCGTACACGGGCGGCGACCTGTGGTCGTCGGTCACCGGCTTCTACTCGGTGGTCAACGGCCGCACCGAGCTCGAGCTCGCCGCGAACGACGCGCTCACCGGCCGCGGCGACCAGCTGTTCTTCACGCGCGTGCGGGACGTGCTCACCGGTCGCCGGCCCGAGGGTGCGGCGGTCGAGACGACGCTCCTCCCGGCCGCGCAGCAGGCGGCACGCGACGGGCTCGGCGACCAGGAGGGCGCGGTCGTCGCGATCGAGCCGTCGACGGGCAAGATCCTCGCGCTCGTCTCGACGCCCGGCTTCGACCCGAACGCGCTCGCGACGCACGACACCAAGGCCGCCGGCGAGGCGTTCTCCGCGCTGTCGACGGCCGAGGGCAACCCGCTGCGGTCGAACGCGACCAAGGAGGTCTACCCGCCCGGGTCGACGTTCAAGCTGGTCACGGCTGCGGCGGCCCTGGAGAGCGGCTCGTACACGCCCCAGTCGCCGCTGCCCGCACCTGTCGAGCTGGACCTCCCGCAGACCACGGCGACCGTGGGCAACTTCGGTGGCGGCGGCTGCGGCGCCGACCCCATCACGCTCGCCGACGCGCTGCGCGTGTCGTGCAACACGTCGTTCGCGCAGCTCGGGCTCGACCTCGGCGACGACGCGATCCGCACCCAGGCCGAGCGGTTCGGCTTCAACGAAGGGTTCACCATCCCGACTGTCGTCGTGCCCTCCGTCTTCCCCGACGACCTGGACGCCCCCGAGACGGCGGGCTCGGCGATCGGCCAGCGCGACGTCCGCGCCACACCCATCCAGATGGCCATGGTGTCCGCCGCGATCGCCAACGGCGGCCAGCTCATGCAGCCGTACCTCGTGCAGACCGTGCGGTCCGCCGACCTGCACACGATCGACGAGACCGAGCCGAAGCTGCTGTCGACCGCCGTGTCGCCCGGGACCGCCGCCGCGCTGCGGGACATGATGGTCGGCGTGGTCGCCGACGGGTCGGGCACCGCCGCGCAGATCCCGGGGGTGCAGGTCGCCGGGAAGACCGGCACGGCCCAGACCGGCGACGACCAGGCGCCGCACGCGTGGTTCACCGCGTTCGCGCCCGCCGACGCCCCGCGGGTGGCCGTCGCGGTGATCGTCGAGCACGGCGGCAGCGCCGGCAACGAGGCGACCGGCGGCCGCGTCGCCGCGCCCATCGCGAAGGCCGTGATCCAGGCGGTGCTGGGATCGTGA
- a CDS encoding FtsW/RodA/SpoVE family cell cycle protein, producing MATVQPHQVRAGRGVELGLLVLALAIAVAGYALVGLGIDGSVPADVIGYAAGLTGLAVALHLVLRWRAPYADPVILPVAVALNGVGLAMIYRIDIAYEARDKAAGFAERQLGWTAISVVLAALVLVLLRDHRTLRRYTYTAMIVALGLVVLPLVPGIGQAINGAQIWVRVGGVGMQPAEFAKIALAVFFAGYLVTHRDTLALAGPKVLGLQLPRPRDLGPILIVWGVSLAVLVLERDLGTSLLLFGLFVAMLYIATERLSWVVIGLLLFVGGALVAATAFPHVGARFDAWLHPFDQEIFDRFPGGSGQLVRGLFGLANGGLFGTGWGSGRPDLVPYAESDFIVASLGEELGLTGLLALLLCYTILTERGLRTAIGVRDGFGKLLAGGLAFVVAFQTFVVVGGVTRLIPLTGLTTPFLAYGGSSLVANWVIVALLLRISDEARRPAPVVRAVLTPEVGTPVASGARAVGGSGGGTAGPTGGDQPTERIEGLS from the coding sequence ATGGCGACCGTGCAGCCGCACCAGGTGCGTGCGGGCCGGGGCGTCGAGCTCGGCCTGCTCGTGCTGGCGCTCGCGATCGCCGTCGCGGGCTACGCGCTCGTGGGCCTCGGCATCGACGGCAGCGTGCCCGCGGACGTCATCGGGTACGCGGCAGGTCTGACGGGTCTCGCGGTGGCGCTGCACCTGGTGCTGCGCTGGCGGGCGCCGTACGCGGACCCGGTGATCCTGCCGGTCGCGGTCGCGCTCAACGGCGTGGGCCTGGCGATGATCTACCGGATCGACATCGCGTACGAGGCGCGCGACAAGGCCGCGGGATTCGCGGAGCGGCAGCTCGGGTGGACCGCGATCTCGGTAGTGCTGGCCGCACTCGTGCTGGTGCTGCTGCGCGACCACCGCACGCTGCGCCGGTACACGTACACGGCGATGATCGTCGCGCTCGGCCTCGTCGTGCTCCCGCTGGTGCCGGGCATCGGCCAGGCGATCAACGGCGCGCAGATCTGGGTGCGCGTCGGCGGCGTCGGCATGCAGCCCGCGGAGTTCGCCAAGATCGCCCTCGCCGTGTTCTTCGCGGGGTATCTGGTGACGCACCGCGACACGCTCGCGCTGGCCGGCCCGAAGGTGCTGGGCCTCCAGCTCCCGCGGCCGCGGGACCTCGGCCCGATCCTCATCGTGTGGGGCGTCTCGCTCGCGGTCCTCGTCCTGGAGCGTGACCTCGGCACGTCCCTGCTGCTCTTCGGCCTGTTCGTCGCGATGCTCTACATCGCGACCGAGCGGCTCAGCTGGGTCGTCATCGGCCTCCTGCTGTTCGTGGGCGGCGCGCTCGTCGCCGCGACCGCGTTCCCGCACGTCGGGGCGCGTTTCGACGCGTGGCTGCACCCGTTCGACCAGGAGATCTTCGACCGGTTCCCGGGCGGCTCCGGGCAGCTCGTGCGCGGCCTGTTCGGGCTCGCGAACGGTGGCCTGTTCGGCACCGGCTGGGGCTCCGGCAGGCCCGACCTCGTCCCGTACGCCGAGTCGGACTTCATCGTCGCGTCGCTCGGCGAGGAGCTCGGCCTCACGGGCCTGCTCGCGCTGCTGCTCTGCTACACGATCCTCACGGAGCGCGGCCTGCGGACCGCGATCGGCGTGCGCGACGGGTTCGGCAAGCTCCTCGCGGGCGGCCTCGCGTTCGTCGTCGCGTTCCAGACGTTCGTCGTCGTCGGCGGCGTGACGCGCCTGATCCCGCTGACGGGCCTGACGACGCCGTTCCTCGCGTACGGCGGCTCGTCGCTCGTCGCGAACTGGGTCATCGTCGCGCTCCTCCTCCGGATCTCCGACGAGGCCCGTCGACCCGCACCCGTGGTGCGCGCGGTCCTGACGCCCGAGGTCGGCACCCCGGTCGCGTCCGGGGCGCGGGCGGTCGGTGGCAGCGGCGGCGGTACCGCCGGCCCGACGGGCGGCGACCAGCCCACCGAGCGGATCGAGGGGCTGTCGTGA